The nucleotide window GCCAGCGCGGTGACGATGACGAGGAACCAGCCGAGCGGGAACGAGATGCCGGTCCACATCGCCGCGTAGGCTGCCCCCTCGAGTTGGAAGTTCTCGCGGAGATATTCGTTGATGCCGCCGACGAAGAGGACGTTGTCGAGCACCCAGACGGCGAAGTCGTAGCTGGGTTCCAAGACGACACCCTCGAGCGACGGTGTGACAAGTGCGGCGACGACGGGCGGCAAGAACAGCGCCGTCATCGCGAAGGGGTAGGCGAGGACGACCGTGAGCCACCGGCCGCCGACCTTCGAGCACGTGGCGGCGAGTGCGGTCGACACCGTCGCGACGCCGCTGGCTGCGGCGACGGCCAACACCGCGTCGAACGGAATATCGACCTGTTCCATGTAGGACATCGCCCCCCAAGCGAGCGTCAACAGGCCCCAGCCGAGCAAGGCGATGCCCGTGACGCCGACGATGCCGAGCCGCGTTCGCGTCGAGTCGAGTTTCGCCGCGTAGTAGCGGGTGCCAAAGCCGATAACGGTCAGTGGGTACAGGATCAGCAAGCCGAGCAGTCCGAGAATGCTCCATCCTCGGTAGCCGATTCGCTGAGGGAGCGTCTCGGGTTTCCATTTTCCCATGACGGAGTGGCCGCGGCCACGCTGGCGTGGAAAGACGAGTTCCATCCAGGCACCGTGTAGCCGTCGGACGTCGGTCTTGATCGCCCCGACGACCCCACCGCCGCCACGTTGTCGTGAGCGGGTGGACATACGCGAGCCAAAAAGCCGGCGTACCGTAAACGTTCCTGCTTTTCTGGAGTTTAAATAGGTAAGTTCGGTGTCACGAACCGTCGCTGCTGCCAGCTATTGAGCGCTTGCATCAGTTCCACGGCGCGAAGTCGGGATCGACTTTCCGACTCCGCGCTCCGATGCTGTCGATCGCTTCGACGTCTTCCTCGTCTAGCTCGAGTGCCAGTGACGCCCAGTTGTCCTGAATGTGTGCCTCGCTGGTCGCTTTCGGAATCGCGGTAATACCCTTCTCACGGAGCCAGGCGAGGCTGACCTGTGCCTCGCTTGCATCGTGTTTCTCCGCGATCTCCTGTATCTCGGACTGGTCGAACACATCGCCACGAGCCAGCGGGGAGTAGGCAACCAGTTCGACGTCGTGCTGTTCACACGTCTCTTGAAGCACCTCCTGGGGCAACATCGGGTGTAGTTCGACCTGATTCGCCAGAATCGGGACGTCGCAGGTTTCGATGGCTTCCTCGAGTTGCTCGGGCTGGAAGTTGCTCACGCCGACGTTCTCGATCAGGCCCTCCTCGTACAGCTGGGAGAAGGCTTCGAGGGTGTCCTCGGGGTCGTACGTTCGGGCCGGCCAGTGGACGTACAGCAGGTCGACGTACTCGACGCCGAGTCGGTCGAGGCTCTCGCGAGCCGTCTCGAGGACATCCTCGGACTCGAGGTTCGAGATCCAGATCTTGGTCGCGAGGAAGATGTCGTTGCGGTCGACGTCGGCGGCGGCGATCCCCTCGCCGACGGCGGCTTCGTTCTCGTAGATCTGGGCGGTGTCGATGTGTCGATATCCCGTTTCGAGGGCCGTCCGAACGCTTTCGGCACACTGCTCGGGGTCTTCGTTCTGCCAGGTGCCGAGGCCGAGCATCGGCATTCCGTTTGCGGTTGGACACGTTTCTGGAGCAACAGTATCGGCCGATTCTGATCCCATACGCGAGTAATGCGCCAGCGTGGGAAAATGGGTTTGGGTTGCGGTCAGCTTCGGGGGCGTCCTCCAGGTGGCGGTTCGTCGAAAGACCGATGCGCAGGGCTCAAGATGCTCGCTGCCTTTCAGTAACCCAGTGGCCCGAGACTTCGTTGGCGTTCTGTTAGCCGATCCGTTCGTCGTGATGAACACGATCGGGCTGGTCGCGTTCGCGCTCGTCGGTGCGACCAAGGCGATTCGGGAGGAGTTCGACCTGTTCGGGATCGCCGTCGTCGGACTAGCGACGGCGTTTGCGGGCGGCATCACGCGGGACCTGCTCGTCAACCGGCTCCCGCTGGCGCTTCGATCGCTGGGTGAGATCAGCCTCGGCGTGCTCGGCATTAGTCTGGCGATCGGCCTCTACCACGCCCTCGAGTCGCCGGACGATCACCCGATCACGCTGGTTTCCGACGCCGTCGGCCTCGCCGCGTTCACGACGGCTGGTGCCATCGTCGCGACCGAAACCGGCGTGTCGGGCTTTGGCGTCGTCGCGATTGGGACGATCAACGCCGTCGGCGGCGGCGCACTCGCGGACGTGCTACTGGACCGCGCGCCGTTCATCCTGTTCGAGGACTTCTACGCGAGCTGTGCGGTGTTGGGAGCTGCCACCTACTGGCTGGTCGGGACGCTCAGTGCGACCGGCAGCACCGCCGCGGCGATGTGTGCGGCCGTCACGGTCGGAACGCGACTGGTTGCCGTCACCTACGGCTGGCGGCTCCCGACGGCCCAGACGCTCGAGTCGATCGGTGGCGACGTCGGCAAGCAGTAGCCGGGACCCTCGAGCGGCGAGGACGACCGGAACGATTATCGAAGACCAGTTGACAGATACAAGTAACGATGGCGGAGAAGATGGATACGGACACTGGACTGACCTCCGAACCGAGTGACGAGACCGAATACGCAGTCGTTCGGGACGCGATTTTCGACGCAGTCGGCACCGTCGCGCTGCTCGGCTTCGCGCTCGTGTTCCTGTTCGTCGGCGTCCGCGGATTCGTCGTCGGTTCGTCGCTGCCACTCAGCGCCGCGTTCGTCGCTGCCAGCCTGCTCGTGGCCGGGGCAGCGCTGGATCTCGTGCCGCCGTTTCGCGGCTGAGGGGTCACTCGGTTTCGAAAACGGATCTGCTACTGATACATCCGCAACGGCTGAGCCTGCGAACTCTCCTCTTGGGCGATCGCCCGCATCTGCTGGGCGAACTGCTCGCGTTGTTCTTTGATCTCCGCGTCTCGCTCGAGGAGCTCGTCCGTGTCGATCGAGATGTCGGCGATCGGGGCGACGGCCTCCTCTAGGAGCACGCTCGCGGCTTCGGGATCGGGAAACTGGGGACTGCACTCGACGACGATGCCGTAGCTGTCGTGTTCGCGGTGGGCTGCACGGTTGATCAACGCCCCGGTCGGGCCGGTGATGACGCCGTCTTCGGGCGGCGGAGAGATGCCATGGGTCGCGAGCGTCTCGCCGACGGAGCCGGTCGCGATCCCGTAGAGATCCGGTTTCGTCTCGCGCTCCGCGGGGAGGCCGCTGAGATAGAGCGGCGTCGCGTCGTGATCGACGACCCACTGTGTCACGCAGTCGGCGACGTTGTTGACTGCGGCGGCGACGATCGGCACGTCACTCTGGAGGGCTAGCAGGTCGCGTTCGTCGCTGACGTAGAGGCGAACCGGCGGGCGAGCGGTTCGGTCACCGCTGCGGTAGACGCCGATTCGAGGCAGTCCCTCGCAGTCGACGCTCGCGTAGTAGCGCATCTCGAGTTGGTCGATGAGGTAGTCGGTCGCAATCTTGCCGACGAGTCCCACGCCGGGGAAGCCTTCGACGAGCGTCGGCTCCTCGAGGTCCGGTTCGGGTCCCTGTGTGCAAAGGCCAGTCATGTAGAGAGATTCGAACGCAGCCCGCATAAAGACGGTGCCACGGGGCAGTAGACGACGATACGTCGGTCGGCGCGACCGAGCCGGTCCGCTTGCCTTCGAAACCCACAAACGACGGGCGCGCGAATCTCGATCCAATGGAGCCATTCGAGCGGTATCGATCAATTATCGACGATTTCGACGCGTTTCTCGCCGCCTGCGAGCGACCGCTCGGCAACGCCGTCCGCATCAACACGATCAAAGGGTCCGTCGAGCGAACGCTCGAGGCTCTCGATGAGAACGGTGTCGCCTACGAACAGGCCGACTGGAACCCGCGCGTATTGCGCCTCGAGACGGACTCACCGGGCTCGACGTGGACGTCGTTTCACGGCCTTACCCACGGGCAAGAGGAGGTGTCGGCGGTCCCGCCGGTCGTCCTTGACCCCCAGCCCGGTGACCGTGTCTGGGATAGCTGTGCCGCACCGGGCGGGAAAGCGACCCAGTTCGCCGCGCTGATGGACGACCGCGGGACCGTCGTCGCAAACGACAACAACCTCGGCCGGATCTCGGCGCTGCGGTTCAACGCCGAGCGCCTCGGCGCGACGAGTCTCGCCGTGACCAACGCTGACGCCCGAACCTACTCGCTCAAGCGTTTTTCCTTCGACGAGTTCGATCGAGCGCTCGTCGACGCCCCCTGTTCCTGCGAGGGGACGATCCGGAAGAATCCCGATGCGCTCGACAACTGGAACGAAGGCCACATCAGCTCCGTCTCGGGCATCCAGAAAGGAATCCTCCGGCGGGCTGTCCAAGCCACACGCGAGGGTGGCACCGTCGTCTACTCGACGTGTACGTTCGCGCCCGAGGAGAACGAGGCCGTCGTCCAGCACGCACTGGACACCGAGTCCTGTCGCGTCGTCGACTTCGACCTTGGCCTCGAGCACTCACCGGGACTGTCCGAGTGGGACGGCGAGACGTTCGACTCGAGTCTCGAGCGCGCCGCTAGAATCTACCCCCACCAGAACGACACCGGCGGCTTCTTCGTTGCGAAGTTGGAGGTGACCGCCGAATGAGCGACAACGACGGGCAGCGATTCGACCGACTCCCCGCGACGGCAGCGGAGCGATCCGTCGAGGGCCGAGCCAGCCGCGAGGAAGTGATCGACTACTTCGAGGACCGGTTCGGGATCGCGTCCGAGACGTTCGCGGACTACACGTTCTGGGAGAAAGGGGCCGGCAAGATCTGGATCTACGCGGGCGAGGCACCGACGCCGATCGAGATCGAAGCGATCGGAATGACCTGCCTCCGAACGCGACAGGAACACTGGAAGCCGACGACGGACTTCGCCCAGCGCTTCGGCCAGTACGCCACCGACTGCGTGATCGAACTCGACCGCGAGCAGGCGCGAGCGTTCGCAGCCGGCGAGGATCAGGATCTCGAGTGGTGGGACGGTGACTGGGGATACCTCATCGCTGCGCACGAGCTTGCAGGCGACCTCAAGCCGCTCGGGATCGGTCTGTACGTCCACGGTGAACTGCGCTCGATGGTGCCGAAGGGGCGCCAGCGAGACATCTGAACTGCCGCTGCTCGAATATCATCGTCGCCGCTTTTTTCCTGCCGTTCGTGCCGACACGAGAACAGTCGAATCACTATCGCTCACGGATCGTCCCGCCGGCCAGCCCCTCCCACTCGACGCGATAGCCCAGTTCGGCGAGGGTCGCACTCGAGTCCCCAATGCCAACGTCCTCAAGGACTTCCTCGGCCTCCGAAAGCGCCATCCCGGCCTCGAGGTCGGCGGCGAGTGACTCGAGTACCGCTGGCCGAACAAGCGTCCGTCCGACCTGCTCGTGGTCGGGAAACGAGACGTCTGCGAGGGCGTCTTCGCTGACGCCGTGGCGCTCGGCCAGCGACTCGATCGAGACGACGTCGTCGTCCGGTTGCAGGTCGTCGGGCAGCGTGGCCGCGCTCTCGGCGACGAGTTGGCGCTCGTACTCCCCGAGTACGTCGGCGACGGCTTTCAGCCGAACCGTCCCGGAGTAGGGGATCGCCCGGAAGTCGCGGGCGGCGATCTCCGCGCCGACGCCCAGCGACTCGTCGACGGCGACGATCAGTTCGACGTCCTCGAGGTCGGCGAGTTGGGCGAGTTTCTTCTCGACGTACTCGGGGGTCCAGAAACCCATAATCTCGAAGTAGACGCGGAAGTCACTGTGCTGGTAGTCGAACGCGAAATCGGGGATCATCACTCGCGTGCCCGTCGCGAGGGGTTCGGGTTCGCGTACGAGGTCCCACTCGAGATCTAGATTCGAAAAGCGGGCGGCAAAGTCGGCCTCAACGCCGCTGTCGAACGAGACATCCGCGACGGGATCGGCGTCGGGAGCGCGGACGGGGTCGGCGTGGGTGAGCGAGAGCGTGCGTTCGGTGCCGCGGTCGTCGATCGTCGCCTCCAGCGACCACTCGTCGGCGTTCGTCACCGTCCGAAGGAGTCGCGCGAAACGGGTGCCGTACCGACGGGTCGCCCGGAAGAGGTGGGTGGGGCCGGTGACGATCACCTCTCGTTCGGCGATTCCGGTGTGTTCGCCCGCGTCTTCGTCTTCGAGGCGGCGAATCTCGTACATCAGCCGGAGGCGTTTGATCGCCGAGATCAGCGCCTTCGGATCGCTCGAGCGAGCCCGCAGTTCGGTCGCGTCGAACAGCGCTGTCTGTGCGAGCGACAGATTGTACTGGGCGAGAAGCTCGTCGGGGCCCCACCGCGGGTCGAACGCGGTGAGCACCTGTCGCTCCTCGAGGTCGGCATAGAGCGCTCGCTCGATGGCATCTGCAGAGCACGACAGCGACTCGCCGGCCCGGACGAGCGCCATCGTCCGGTCGTCCTCGCTGACGACATCGACGGCCTCGGCGGCCTCGAAGGCAGCCCGGCGGGCGCGTTCGGGCTCGATTTCGGCGTCCGTTTCGAACGTCGCCTCGCGCTCGAGCAGCGCAGCGAACCCGCGGACGAGTTTGAAGTCCGGGG belongs to Natronorubrum aibiense and includes:
- a CDS encoding aldo/keto reductase produces the protein MGSESADTVAPETCPTANGMPMLGLGTWQNEDPEQCAESVRTALETGYRHIDTAQIYENEAAVGEGIAAADVDRNDIFLATKIWISNLESEDVLETARESLDRLGVEYVDLLYVHWPARTYDPEDTLEAFSQLYEEGLIENVGVSNFQPEQLEEAIETCDVPILANQVELHPMLPQEVLQETCEQHDVELVAYSPLARGDVFDQSEIQEIAEKHDASEAQVSLAWLREKGITAIPKATSEAHIQDNWASLALELDEEDVEAIDSIGARSRKVDPDFAPWN
- a CDS encoding trimeric intracellular cation channel family protein gives rise to the protein MNTIGLVAFALVGATKAIREEFDLFGIAVVGLATAFAGGITRDLLVNRLPLALRSLGEISLGVLGISLAIGLYHALESPDDHPITLVSDAVGLAAFTTAGAIVATETGVSGFGVVAIGTINAVGGGALADVLLDRAPFILFEDFYASCAVLGAATYWLVGTLSATGSTAAAMCAAVTVGTRLVAVTYGWRLPTAQTLESIGGDVGKQ
- a CDS encoding proteasome assembly chaperone family protein; this encodes MTGLCTQGPEPDLEEPTLVEGFPGVGLVGKIATDYLIDQLEMRYYASVDCEGLPRIGVYRSGDRTARPPVRLYVSDERDLLALQSDVPIVAAAVNNVADCVTQWVVDHDATPLYLSGLPAERETKPDLYGIATGSVGETLATHGISPPPEDGVITGPTGALINRAAHREHDSYGIVVECSPQFPDPEAASVLLEEAVAPIADISIDTDELLERDAEIKEQREQFAQQMRAIAQEESSQAQPLRMYQ
- a CDS encoding RsmB/NOP family class I SAM-dependent RNA methyltransferase, yielding MEPFERYRSIIDDFDAFLAACERPLGNAVRINTIKGSVERTLEALDENGVAYEQADWNPRVLRLETDSPGSTWTSFHGLTHGQEEVSAVPPVVLDPQPGDRVWDSCAAPGGKATQFAALMDDRGTVVANDNNLGRISALRFNAERLGATSLAVTNADARTYSLKRFSFDEFDRALVDAPCSCEGTIRKNPDALDNWNEGHISSVSGIQKGILRRAVQATREGGTVVYSTCTFAPEENEAVVQHALDTESCRVVDFDLGLEHSPGLSEWDGETFDSSLERAARIYPHQNDTGGFFVAKLEVTAE
- a CDS encoding DUF7122 family protein, which codes for MSDNDGQRFDRLPATAAERSVEGRASREEVIDYFEDRFGIASETFADYTFWEKGAGKIWIYAGEAPTPIEIEAIGMTCLRTRQEHWKPTTDFAQRFGQYATDCVIELDREQARAFAAGEDQDLEWWDGDWGYLIAAHELAGDLKPLGIGLYVHGELRSMVPKGRQRDI
- a CDS encoding DUF790 family protein is translated as MLTKDLLRVSRAGGGYHPQFAGREHRPLAARVIGTYQGHVGEPRAALEDVLADLEADAPDFKLVRGFAALLEREATFETDAEIEPERARRAAFEAAEAVDVVSEDDRTMALVRAGESLSCSADAIERALYADLEERQVLTAFDPRWGPDELLAQYNLSLAQTALFDATELRARSSDPKALISAIKRLRLMYEIRRLEDEDAGEHTGIAEREVIVTGPTHLFRATRRYGTRFARLLRTVTNADEWSLEATIDDRGTERTLSLTHADPVRAPDADPVADVSFDSGVEADFAARFSNLDLEWDLVREPEPLATGTRVMIPDFAFDYQHSDFRVYFEIMGFWTPEYVEKKLAQLADLEDVELIVAVDESLGVGAEIAARDFRAIPYSGTVRLKAVADVLGEYERQLVAESAATLPDDLQPDDDVVSIESLAERHGVSEDALADVSFPDHEQVGRTLVRPAVLESLAADLEAGMALSEAEEVLEDVGIGDSSATLAELGYRVEWEGLAGGTIRER